The segment ACGACGCAGATTTTCCTCACGGAGGAAGAGGGGATCGGCTGGGGAAGATATGTCAGTCATGTTGACAGTTTTCTAGGTGAATGTTACTCGATTAGACCATAAGAGAGACATAAAATAACAAACTGGAAACAAAAACCATGTCATTAGTTTCATTTGACGATCGGGACGGCCATATCTGGATGAACGGCCAGATGGTGCCATGGCGCGATACCAAAGTGCATGTGCTCTCACATGCGCTCCATTATGGCAGTTCCGTCTTCGAAGGCGAACGCGTTTATAGCGGTGAAATCTTCAAATTGACCGAACACAGTGAGCGTCTGGTCAAATCGGCTGAGATTATGGACATGAAAATTCCGTATTCAGTCGCTGAAATCGATGCTGCCTGTAAGGAAGTCATCGCCAAGGCCGGGATCGTTGACGGCTATGTGCGGCCGGTGGCCTGGCGCGGTTCGGAAATGATGGGTGTGTCAGCCCAGAAGAACACCATCCACCTCGCGATTGCCGCGTGGGAATGGCCGAGCTATTTCGACCCTGCTGCCCGCATGCAGGGCATCAAGCTGAAGACCAGCCCATGGCACCGCCCGGCACCGGATTGTGCCCCGGTAAATGCCAAGGCGGCTGGCCTGTACATGATCTGCACCCTGTCCAAACATGCGGCAGAGCGTGAAGGCTTCCATGATGCGCTGATGCTCGACTATCGCGGTCAGGTATCAGAGGCAACCGGTGCCAATATCTTCTTCGTCATGC is part of the Micavibrio sp. TMED2 genome and harbors:
- a CDS encoding branched-chain amino acid aminotransferase (catalyzes the transamination of the branched-chain amino acids to their respective alpha-keto acids); translated protein: MSLVSFDDRDGHIWMNGQMVPWRDTKVHVLSHALHYGSSVFEGERVYSGEIFKLTEHSERLVKSAEIMDMKIPYSVAEIDAACKEVIAKAGIVDGYVRPVAWRGSEMMGVSAQKNTIHLAIAAWEWPSYFDPAARMQGIKLKTSPWHRPAPDCAPVNAKAAGLYMICTLSKHAAEREGFHDALMLDYRGQVSEATGANIFFVMPDGKLHTPKPDCFLDGITRRTVIDIAKYRGLEVVERAIMPDEIAQASEIFLTGTAAEVTPVGVIDTMTFTPGAVCQMLIDDYANLVNRSPLGDVSTLGAVEHPAVATA